A single region of the Acetivibrio cellulolyticus CD2 genome encodes:
- a CDS encoding DUF503 domain-containing protein encodes MVIGVCKVVLAIDEAFSLKEKRHIVKSLVERVKSKFNASVAEVDLNDKWQRAVIGISCVSNESGHADSMMASIVNFIENDGRAVLFDYSTEIIHID; translated from the coding sequence ATGGTTATCGGAGTTTGCAAAGTAGTTTTGGCAATAGATGAAGCTTTTTCATTAAAGGAAAAAAGGCATATAGTAAAGAGTTTGGTTGAAAGGGTTAAGTCAAAGTTCAATGCATCAGTTGCAGAGGTTGATCTTAATGATAAATGGCAAAGAGCTGTAATTGGCATATCGTGTGTATCAAATGAATCAGGCCATGCAGACAGTATGATGGCCAGCATTGTTAACTTTATTGAAAATGATGGAAGAGCAGTGCTTTTTGACTATAGCACTGAAATAATTCATATTGACTAA